A window of Armatimonadota bacterium contains these coding sequences:
- a CDS encoding tagaturonate epimerase family protein: MADFLRAKGLFIYPKSIRRLGNGAEIFVARQENEKFVGITKGNDFQILPLLWENYKKLKAMLPLSPTPCEKKTSFGTGDRLGMVSAAHLSVLSKYDVFPVIAQQSPRELAKTSRNFKDVLLKAVLGVLESGYTGKWGADADHIKDEQQLLEAIDAGYSMYTLDISDWLDYPPRRTPAELSPLSRKIVANSFNLPPICTAYKIDNERLIDSALIYEHALNLVKHFHEIIKENIANFDLEISIDECPRDTTPEDHYFVAEFLHLSGVEFTSLAPKFPGRFQKGVDFEGDMAELATSLRMHATLCRSLGGYRLSLHSGSDKFSIYPLLSEIIDGAFHIKTSGTSWLQAVKVISEVNLPLFRELYMLCLENLEESKKAYQISVELKYFPKELPNDIRAFLQQLDVRQLFHISYGALLDQKREEIYKTLSMHEEKHYSEVAEHIERHLKTLKIRASES; the protein is encoded by the coding sequence GTGGCAGATTTTTTGAGGGCAAAAGGCCTGTTTATCTACCCAAAGTCAATCAGACGTCTCGGCAACGGCGCTGAAATCTTCGTAGCACGCCAGGAGAATGAAAAATTTGTTGGCATCACAAAAGGAAATGATTTTCAGATACTTCCACTTTTATGGGAAAATTACAAGAAATTGAAAGCAATGTTGCCACTCTCCCCAACACCGTGTGAAAAGAAAACATCCTTCGGAACAGGCGACCGACTCGGCATGGTTTCAGCTGCCCACTTGAGCGTACTTTCTAAATATGATGTTTTCCCCGTTATTGCTCAGCAATCACCAAGGGAACTTGCCAAAACTAGCCGCAACTTTAAGGATGTTTTACTCAAAGCAGTCCTTGGCGTGCTGGAATCAGGCTACACAGGCAAATGGGGAGCGGATGCAGACCATATAAAAGACGAACAACAGCTTTTGGAAGCAATAGATGCAGGTTACAGCATGTATACACTGGATATCAGCGATTGGCTGGATTATCCACCCAGACGAACACCCGCCGAACTTTCACCTTTGAGTCGAAAGATTGTTGCAAACTCCTTTAATTTACCGCCCATCTGCACGGCATACAAGATTGATAATGAACGCCTTATAGATTCTGCTTTAATTTATGAGCATGCCCTCAACCTTGTAAAACACTTTCATGAAATTATCAAGGAAAACATTGCAAACTTCGACCTTGAAATTTCAATTGATGAATGCCCAAGAGACACTACTCCAGAAGACCATTATTTCGTGGCTGAATTTTTACATCTAAGCGGCGTTGAATTCACTAGTCTTGCACCCAAATTTCCAGGGCGTTTTCAGAAAGGTGTGGATTTCGAGGGGGACATGGCGGAACTCGCTACCTCACTACGCATGCACGCAACCCTCTGCCGCTCCCTCGGCGGGTACCGCCTAAGCCTGCACTCTGGAAGCGATAAGTTTAGTATTTACCCACTCCTCAGCGAAATCATAGACGGGGCTTTCCACATAAAGACATCTGGAACCAGCTGGCTGCAAGCGGTGAAGGTAATCTCTGAGGTAAACTTGCCGCTATTCCGAGAGCTTTATATGTTGTGTTTAGAAAACCTAGAGGAAAGCAAGAAAGCATACCAAATTTCTGTTGAGCTAAAGTATTTTCCCAAAGAATTACCCAATGATATCCGAGCATTTTTGCAACAGCTAGACGTCCGTCAGCTTTTTCATATCTCATATGGAGCATTATTAGACCAAAAGCGAGAAGAAATATACAAAACGCTTTCTATGCATGAAGAAAAACACTACTCGGAAGTAGCTGAACATATAGAAAGACATCTGAAGACGCTGAAAATAAGGGCTTCAGAGTCCTGA
- a CDS encoding alcohol dehydrogenase catalytic domain-containing protein, with translation MKAVVLKEKERLVVEDVPKPKPGRDEVLVRVTDCGICGSDIRYFHGENPWSQHTLGETRANPPNIIPGHEVSGVVEEVGENADRSLIGKNVAVLCFKACETCWWCRRGERELCPNTKHLGHGAGWGDMNYYYGGMAEYVPVWATHVFPLPNHISNSEATLLDALGVAVHAVELAKPIAAETCLVMGTGVIGLLAIQVLRAYGATEIICADIDARHLELGKMLGADEAINVRTQRLHDVIMHTTEGIGVRIIIDTVGRPLDEMLPILARGGRMIELAVHDRNENFNRLFTAGQRMIMTSANFKYEEWPIALELLYSGRIQTKPLITHRFPIEQADEAFKIADKKEESGAIKVIINP, from the coding sequence ATGAAGGCAGTTGTGCTAAAAGAGAAGGAACGCCTTGTGGTTGAGGACGTTCCTAAACCAAAGCCTGGCAGAGATGAGGTATTGGTGCGGGTAACCGACTGTGGAATATGCGGAAGCGATATCCGCTACTTTCACGGCGAGAATCCATGGTCACAGCACACTCTTGGCGAAACTAGGGCCAATCCGCCAAACATAATCCCTGGCCACGAGGTCTCTGGCGTAGTCGAAGAGGTTGGAGAAAATGCCGATAGGTCCCTAATTGGCAAAAACGTTGCTGTTTTGTGCTTTAAGGCATGCGAAACTTGCTGGTGGTGTCGCAGAGGGGAGCGTGAGCTTTGTCCCAACACGAAGCATCTCGGTCATGGCGCTGGGTGGGGCGATATGAACTACTACTACGGTGGTATGGCGGAATATGTTCCTGTCTGGGCTACCCATGTATTCCCCCTACCAAACCACATCTCCAACAGTGAGGCAACCTTATTAGACGCCCTTGGGGTTGCCGTTCATGCAGTTGAACTTGCAAAACCAATTGCCGCAGAAACTTGTCTCGTAATGGGCACAGGAGTAATCGGCCTTCTGGCAATTCAGGTGCTAAGGGCTTATGGCGCGACAGAAATCATATGCGCCGATATTGACGCTCGGCATCTCGAACTTGGCAAAATGCTTGGTGCCGATGAAGCCATTAATGTGCGAACTCAACGCTTACATGATGTAATCATGCACACCACCGAAGGGATTGGAGTGCGCATAATTATAGATACAGTAGGGCGTCCACTGGATGAGATGCTTCCAATCCTTGCACGTGGTGGGCGAATGATAGAACTAGCTGTTCATGACCGAAATGAGAATTTCAACCGTTTATTCACCGCGGGCCAAAGGATGATTATGACTTCTGCAAACTTCAAATATGAAGAGTGGCCGATTGCCCTTGAGCTTCTCTATAGTGGACGCATTCAAACAAAACCGCTCATTACGCATCGTTTTCCAATAGAGCAGGCAGACGAGGCATTCAAAATTGCCGACAAAAAAGAAGAATCTGGGGCAATAAAGGTAATTATTAATCCATAA